A portion of the Streptomyces platensis genome contains these proteins:
- a CDS encoding fumarate hydratase — protein sequence MPEFAYTDLLPVGEDNTPYRLVTSEGVSTFEADGRTFLKVEPEALRKLAAEAMHDISHYLRPAHLAQLRKILDDPEASANDRFVALDLLKNANIAAAGVLPMCQDTGTAIVMGKRGQQVLTEGGDEEALSRGIYDAYTQLNLRYSQMAPLTMWDEKNTGSNLPAQIELYATDGGAYKFLFMAKGGGSANKSFLFQETKAVLNEASMMKFLEQKIRSLGTAACPPYHLAIVVGGTSAEYAMKTAKYASAHYLDELPAEGSPTGHGFRDKELEEKVFELTQKIGIGAQFGGKYFCHDVRVVRLPRHGASCPVAIAVSCSADRQAVAKITAEGVFLEQLETDPARFLPETTDEELTEGAGPDLDAVAIDLNRPMDEVLAELTKHPVKTRLSLTGTLVVARDIAHAKIKERLDAGEEMPEYLKNHPVYYAGPAKTPEGYASGSFGPTTAGRMDAYVEQFQAAGGSKIMLAKGNRSQQVTDACGTHGGFYLGSIGGPAARLAQDCIKKVEVLEYEELGMEAVWKIEVEDFPAFIVVDDKGNDFFQDPAPAPTFTSIPVRSGS from the coding sequence ATGCCGGAATTCGCCTACACCGACCTGCTCCCCGTAGGTGAGGACAACACCCCGTACCGCCTCGTCACTTCGGAGGGCGTGAGCACCTTCGAGGCCGACGGCCGGACGTTCCTCAAGGTCGAGCCGGAGGCGCTGCGCAAGCTGGCCGCCGAGGCGATGCACGACATTTCGCACTATCTGCGCCCGGCCCACCTCGCCCAGCTCCGCAAGATCCTGGACGACCCCGAGGCCAGCGCCAACGACCGCTTCGTCGCGCTCGACCTGCTCAAGAACGCCAACATCGCCGCCGCGGGCGTCCTCCCCATGTGCCAGGACACCGGCACCGCGATCGTCATGGGCAAGCGCGGCCAGCAGGTCCTGACCGAGGGCGGCGACGAGGAAGCGCTCTCCCGCGGCATCTACGACGCCTACACCCAGCTGAACCTGCGCTACTCGCAGATGGCTCCGCTCACGATGTGGGACGAGAAGAACACCGGCTCCAACCTGCCGGCGCAGATCGAGCTGTACGCGACCGACGGCGGCGCCTACAAGTTCCTCTTCATGGCCAAGGGCGGCGGCAGCGCCAACAAGTCCTTCCTCTTCCAGGAGACCAAGGCGGTCCTCAACGAGGCCTCCATGATGAAGTTCCTGGAGCAGAAGATCCGCTCGCTCGGCACGGCCGCCTGCCCGCCGTACCACCTCGCGATCGTCGTCGGCGGCACCAGCGCCGAGTACGCGATGAAGACCGCCAAGTACGCCTCCGCGCACTACCTGGACGAGCTGCCCGCCGAGGGCTCCCCCACCGGCCACGGCTTCCGCGACAAGGAGCTGGAGGAGAAGGTCTTCGAGCTGACGCAGAAGATCGGCATCGGCGCCCAGTTCGGCGGAAAGTACTTCTGCCACGACGTCCGCGTCGTCCGCCTGCCCCGCCACGGCGCGTCCTGCCCGGTCGCCATCGCCGTCTCCTGCTCCGCCGACCGCCAGGCCGTCGCGAAGATCACCGCCGAGGGCGTCTTCCTGGAGCAGTTGGAGACCGACCCGGCCCGTTTCCTCCCGGAGACGACGGACGAGGAGCTGACCGAGGGCGCGGGCCCGGACCTCGACGCGGTCGCCATCGACCTCAACCGCCCCATGGACGAGGTCCTGGCCGAGCTGACCAAGCACCCCGTCAAGACCCGGCTCTCCCTCACCGGCACCCTGGTCGTCGCCCGCGACATCGCGCACGCGAAGATCAAGGAGCGGCTGGACGCCGGCGAGGAGATGCCGGAGTACCTGAAGAACCACCCCGTCTACTACGCGGGCCCGGCCAAGACCCCCGAGGGCTACGCCTCCGGCTCCTTCGGCCCGACGACGGCGGGCCGGATGGACGCCTACGTCGAGCAGTTCCAGGCGGCCGGCGGCTCCAAGATCATGCTCGCCAAGGGCAACCGCTCCCAGCAGGTCACCGACGCCTGCGGCACCCACGGCGGCTTCTACCTCGGCTCCATCGGCGGCCCGGCCGCCCGCCTCGCCCAGGACTGCATCAAGAAGGTCGAGGTCCTCGAATACGAGGAGCTCGGCATGGAAGCCGTCTGGAAGATCGAGGTCGAGGACTTCCCCGCCTTCATCGTCGTCGACGACAAGGGCAACGACTTCTTCCAGGACCCGGCCCCGGCCCCGACGTTCACCAGCATTCCGGTGCGCTCGGGGAGCTGA
- the fomD gene encoding cytidylyl-2-hydroxypropylphosphonate hydrolase, with protein sequence MTADMVDTTEGEAAGGRGAAGAKRAADGARWAPGDHVLWRYRDNADAGRFHICRPMTVVQDTDDLLAVWMAPGTACIKPVLADGTPVHREPLSTRYTKPRRTARDHWFGTGVLKLARPGDPWSVWLFWERGWQFKNWYVNLEEPRRRWAGGIDSEDHFLDICVFPDRHWEWRDEDEFAQAQRDGLMTAAQAAEVRSAGRAAIAQISAWRAPYADGWEDWRPDPAWGVPRLPADWDRAPERLRS encoded by the coding sequence ATGACAGCGGACATGGTGGACACGACGGAAGGCGAGGCGGCCGGCGGTCGCGGGGCGGCCGGGGCGAAGCGGGCGGCGGACGGGGCGCGCTGGGCGCCGGGGGACCACGTCCTGTGGCGATATCGCGACAACGCCGACGCCGGGCGGTTCCACATCTGCCGGCCGATGACCGTCGTCCAGGACACCGACGATCTGCTGGCGGTGTGGATGGCGCCCGGCACCGCCTGCATCAAGCCGGTGCTCGCCGACGGCACACCGGTGCACCGCGAGCCGCTGTCCACCCGCTACACCAAACCGCGCCGCACCGCCCGGGACCACTGGTTCGGCACGGGTGTGCTGAAGCTGGCCCGACCCGGCGACCCGTGGTCGGTGTGGCTGTTCTGGGAGCGCGGCTGGCAGTTCAAGAACTGGTACGTCAATCTGGAGGAGCCGCGCCGCCGTTGGGCGGGCGGCATTGACTCCGAGGACCACTTTCTCGACATCTGCGTCTTTCCGGACCGGCACTGGGAGTGGCGGGACGAGGACGAGTTCGCCCAGGCGCAGCGGGACGGGCTGATGACGGCCGCTCAGGCCGCCGAGGTCCGGTCGGCGGGCCGGGCCGCGATCGCACAGATCTCGGCCTGGCGCGCACCGTACGCCGACGGCTGGGAGGACTGGCGGCCCGACCCGGCCTGGGGCGTTCCCCGGCTCCCGGCGGACTGGGACCGCGCGCCGGAGCGTTTGCGGTCGTGA
- a CDS encoding class I SAM-dependent DNA methyltransferase: protein MSATSYDGYEGLNRLALDRAGQAEAFDAIGDRYDDAFPHKEGQLASGAWLADNLPAGSRILDLGCGTGLPSAHQLSDAGHRVVGIDLSPSMIKLARQQVPAADFHRLDIADLRGGRLGGPGSFDGIAAFFSLLMLPRAEIPYALGMLHDLLRPEGLLALSMVEADVDDFTIPFLGNSIRVSGYLRDDLRRVVHDAGFDVVGEDAYAYAPSSTDVPPEIQLFLHLRRA, encoded by the coding sequence GTGAGCGCGACTAGCTACGACGGATATGAGGGGCTGAACCGGTTAGCACTTGACCGGGCCGGCCAGGCCGAGGCGTTCGACGCGATCGGTGACCGGTATGACGACGCCTTTCCGCACAAGGAGGGCCAGCTCGCTTCGGGCGCCTGGCTGGCCGACAACCTGCCGGCCGGCTCGCGCATCCTGGACCTCGGATGCGGTACCGGCCTGCCGAGCGCCCACCAGCTCTCGGACGCCGGGCATCGTGTGGTGGGTATCGATCTCTCCCCCTCGATGATCAAACTGGCCCGGCAGCAGGTCCCCGCTGCCGACTTCCACCGGCTGGACATCGCCGATCTGCGCGGCGGCCGGCTCGGCGGGCCCGGCTCCTTCGACGGTATTGCCGCTTTTTTCTCCCTTCTGATGCTGCCCCGTGCCGAAATCCCTTACGCATTGGGCATGCTCCATGATCTGCTACGTCCTGAGGGGCTGCTCGCCCTGTCGATGGTCGAGGCGGATGTGGACGACTTCACGATTCCGTTCCTGGGCAACTCGATCCGGGTATCGGGTTACCTGCGGGACGACCTGCGCCGGGTCGTGCACGACGCGGGTTTCGACGTCGTCGGGGAAGATGCCTACGCATACGCCCCGTCAAGTACGGACGTACCACCCGAGATCCAGCTCTTTCTGCACCTGCGACGCGCTTGA
- a CDS encoding TetR/AcrR family transcriptional regulator — MSADTRTKLLEGALRTVAEQGIAKTSARTIAAAAGVNQALVFYHFGSVDELLAAACRYGAEQRLAGYREGLARVDTLAELLELGRHLHTEQRAGGHVAVLAQLLAGAQTQPRLAPATAAGLTLWIDEIEKVLARVLADTPITAFVDVPGLSRALAASFVGLELYEGVDQEGALAALDALEQLSGLLGVLEDLGPVAQRAVRARLRRSAGRRGQGGPRAGA, encoded by the coding sequence GTGAGCGCCGACACCCGTACGAAACTGCTCGAAGGAGCGCTGCGCACGGTCGCCGAGCAGGGCATCGCCAAGACCTCGGCCCGCACCATCGCCGCCGCCGCGGGCGTCAACCAGGCCCTGGTCTTCTATCACTTCGGCAGCGTCGACGAACTCCTCGCCGCTGCCTGCCGCTACGGCGCGGAGCAGCGCCTCGCGGGCTACCGCGAAGGCCTCGCCCGGGTCGACACCCTCGCCGAACTCCTGGAACTGGGACGGCACCTGCACACCGAACAGCGGGCCGGCGGCCATGTCGCCGTCCTCGCCCAGCTCCTGGCCGGCGCCCAGACCCAGCCCCGCCTCGCCCCCGCGACCGCCGCCGGACTCACCCTGTGGATCGACGAGATCGAAAAGGTCCTGGCACGCGTCCTCGCCGACACCCCCATCACCGCCTTCGTCGACGTCCCCGGCCTCTCCCGGGCCCTCGCCGCGTCCTTCGTCGGCCTGGAACTCTACGAGGGCGTCGACCAGGAGGGCGCCCTGGCGGCCCTGGACGCACTGGAACAACTCTCCGGCCTCCTCGGCGTCCTGGAGGACCTGGGCCCGGTAGCCCAGCGGGCCGTACGCGCCCGACTGCGGCGGAGCGCGGGGCGGCGGGGGCAGGGCGGTCCGCGCGCGGGTGCGTGA
- a CDS encoding class II fumarate hydratase produces the protein MSDNSAFGDSDGFRTEHDSMGEVRVPAHAKWRAQTQRAVENFPISGQRLERAHIAALARIKGAAALVNGELGVLDKEIAAAVQEAAAAVAEGLWDEHFPIDVFQTGSGTSSNMNTNEVIATLAGERLGREVHPNDHVNASQSSNDVFPSSIHIAATSAVLHDLIPALEHLAEALERKAEEFAEVVKSGRTHLMDATPVTLGQEFGGYAAQVRYGVERLRASLPRLAELPLGGTAVGTGINTPPGFSAAVIAEVARVTGLPLTEARNHFEAQGARDAIVETSGQLRTIGVGLTKIANDLRWMASGPRTGLAEIALPDLQPGSSIMPGKVNPVIPEAVLMVAAQVTGNDATVAAAGAAGNFELNVMLPVIAKNVLESVRLLANVSRLLADRTVDGITANVERAREYAESSPSVVTPLNKYLGYEEAAKVAKKSLAERKTIREVVLDGGYVERGLLTEEQLDEALDVLRMTHP, from the coding sequence ATGAGCGACAACAGCGCATTCGGCGACTCCGACGGCTTCCGGACCGAGCACGACTCCATGGGCGAGGTGCGGGTCCCGGCGCATGCCAAATGGCGGGCGCAGACGCAGCGGGCGGTGGAGAACTTCCCGATTTCCGGGCAGCGGCTGGAGCGGGCGCACATCGCGGCGCTGGCCCGGATCAAGGGGGCGGCCGCCCTGGTCAACGGCGAGCTGGGGGTGCTGGACAAGGAGATCGCGGCGGCCGTCCAGGAGGCCGCCGCCGCAGTCGCCGAGGGGCTCTGGGACGAGCACTTCCCCATCGATGTGTTCCAGACGGGGTCCGGCACGTCGTCGAACATGAACACCAATGAGGTCATCGCGACGCTGGCGGGTGAGCGGCTGGGGCGGGAGGTGCATCCGAACGACCATGTCAATGCGAGCCAGTCGTCCAATGATGTCTTTCCGTCGTCGATCCACATCGCGGCGACGTCGGCGGTCCTCCATGACCTGATTCCGGCGCTGGAGCATCTGGCGGAGGCGCTGGAGCGGAAGGCGGAGGAGTTCGCGGAGGTCGTGAAGTCGGGGCGGACGCATCTGATGGATGCGACGCCGGTGACGCTGGGTCAGGAGTTCGGCGGCTATGCCGCCCAGGTGCGGTACGGCGTCGAGCGGCTGCGGGCCTCGTTGCCGCGGCTGGCGGAACTCCCGCTGGGCGGTACGGCGGTGGGGACGGGGATCAACACCCCGCCCGGGTTCTCGGCCGCGGTGATCGCCGAGGTGGCGCGGGTGACCGGGCTGCCGCTGACCGAGGCGCGCAACCACTTCGAGGCGCAGGGGGCGCGGGACGCGATCGTCGAGACCAGCGGGCAGCTGCGGACGATCGGGGTCGGGCTGACGAAGATCGCCAACGATCTGCGGTGGATGGCCTCGGGGCCGCGGACCGGGCTCGCCGAGATCGCGCTGCCGGATCTCCAGCCGGGTTCGTCGATCATGCCGGGCAAGGTCAACCCGGTGATCCCGGAGGCGGTGCTGATGGTGGCGGCGCAGGTCACCGGCAATGACGCGACGGTGGCGGCGGCCGGGGCGGCCGGCAACTTCGAGCTGAATGTGATGCTGCCGGTGATCGCGAAGAATGTGCTGGAGTCGGTGCGGCTGCTCGCCAATGTCTCGCGGCTGCTGGCGGACCGTACGGTCGACGGGATCACCGCGAACGTGGAACGGGCCCGGGAGTACGCCGAGTCCTCGCCCTCGGTCGTCACCCCGCTCAACAAGTACCTCGGCTACGAGGAGGCGGCGAAGGTCGCCAAGAAGTCGCTCGCCGAACGGAAGACCATTCGTGAGGTGGTCCTGGACGGCGGCTACGTCGAGCGGGGGCTGCTGACCGAGGAGCAGCTGGACGAGGCGCTGGATGTGCTGCGGATGACGCACCCGTAA
- a CDS encoding DUF4166 domain-containing protein — MTSIFQRVLGADFDRLHPQIRRRFSVGLDSGEACVGRGTMDRIWHGRSFVRPFLALGGSRNILVPQTGRDIPFVIENVPYRDSFGRETVTFVRTFAFPRRSHSPHGPRRPRRFDATMIYSPERGCIVDYLGTHQHLATDLHFTVDDTGALVIRSGEHRFREGPVDVRVPDLIGGDAVVRESYDEAAGRFRIQVRVGNRRFGPLFGYEGSFDAEFVNVAERGVRAGLRPVREEART; from the coding sequence ATGACCTCGATATTCCAGCGCGTCCTGGGCGCCGACTTCGACCGGCTCCACCCGCAGATCCGGCGGCGCTTCTCCGTCGGGCTGGACAGCGGTGAGGCCTGCGTCGGGCGCGGCACGATGGACCGGATCTGGCACGGCCGCAGCTTCGTCCGGCCGTTCCTGGCCCTCGGCGGCAGCCGCAACATCCTCGTCCCGCAGACCGGCCGGGACATCCCCTTCGTCATCGAGAACGTCCCGTACCGGGACTCCTTCGGCCGCGAGACCGTCACCTTCGTCCGGACCTTCGCCTTCCCGCGCCGCTCGCACAGCCCGCACGGCCCGCGCCGCCCCCGCCGCTTCGACGCGACCATGATCTACAGCCCCGAGCGCGGCTGCATCGTCGACTACCTGGGCACCCACCAGCACCTCGCCACCGACCTCCACTTCACGGTCGACGACACCGGCGCCCTGGTCATCCGCTCCGGCGAGCACCGCTTCCGGGAGGGGCCGGTCGACGTACGGGTGCCGGACCTGATCGGGGGCGACGCCGTGGTGCGCGAGTCGTACGACGAGGCGGCCGGGCGCTTCCGTATCCAGGTGCGGGTCGGCAACCGGCGATTCGGGCCGCTCTTCGGCTACGAGGGGTCCTTCGACGCCGAGTTCGTGAACGTGGCCGAGCGCGGAGTGCGCGCCGGGCTGCGGCCGGTGCGCGAGGAGGCGCGCACGTGA
- a CDS encoding DUF1707 SHOCT-like domain-containing protein yields the protein MDADNGGRPGPETPPGPLQEQDRLQERKPLNMTKPAARAPAPPAVAERDIRASDADRDRIAEILREALAEGRLDPEEHAERIDAVYRAKTMGELEPVVRDLPAAGGSRPQPDQGGYAHGPAAPAPDQNLVAIFSAAVRKGRWQAPARINAVAFFGSVEIDLTEAVFPQQQIQINVTALFGSVEIRVPENITLRSSGSGILGSFEVETHEAGDADAPQVHVNGYAVLGSVEAKPKRGAWIRDLRDRLREGHRELRRQVWEDHQQLRQEQREWHERHRAERRERRDRFRKGFDG from the coding sequence GTGGATGCAGACAACGGGGGACGTCCGGGCCCTGAGACCCCGCCCGGACCGCTTCAGGAGCAGGACCGGCTCCAGGAGCGGAAACCGCTGAACATGACCAAGCCGGCGGCCCGGGCGCCGGCCCCGCCCGCGGTGGCCGAACGCGATATCCGGGCGTCCGACGCGGACCGCGACCGGATCGCCGAGATCCTCCGCGAGGCGCTGGCGGAGGGCCGGCTGGACCCGGAGGAGCACGCGGAGCGGATCGACGCGGTCTACCGCGCCAAGACCATGGGCGAACTGGAGCCCGTCGTACGGGATCTGCCCGCGGCGGGCGGCAGCCGCCCACAGCCGGACCAGGGCGGGTACGCGCACGGGCCCGCCGCCCCGGCGCCGGACCAGAACCTCGTCGCGATCTTCAGCGCCGCCGTCCGCAAGGGCCGCTGGCAGGCCCCGGCGCGGATCAACGCCGTGGCGTTCTTCGGCAGCGTCGAGATCGATCTGACCGAGGCGGTCTTCCCGCAGCAGCAGATCCAGATCAATGTCACGGCCCTCTTCGGCAGCGTGGAGATCCGGGTCCCGGAGAACATCACGCTGCGCAGCAGCGGCTCCGGCATCCTCGGCAGCTTCGAGGTCGAGACCCATGAGGCGGGCGACGCCGACGCCCCGCAGGTCCACGTCAACGGCTATGCCGTGCTGGGCAGTGTGGAGGCCAAGCCCAAGCGCGGCGCCTGGATACGCGATCTGCGCGACCGGCTGCGCGAGGGGCACCGGGAGCTGCGCCGGCAGGTGTGGGAGGACCACCAGCAGCTGCGGCAGGAGCAGCGGGAGTGGCACGAGCGGCACCGCGCCGAACGGCGCGAGCGCCGGGACCGGTTCCGCAAGGGTTTTGACGGCTGA
- a CDS encoding catalase produces the protein MTSTHHDPRTTNNAGIPVESDEHSLTVSPDGPILLQDHYLIEKMAQFNRERVPERVVHAKGAGAYGFFQVTNDVSQFTKADLFQPGKTTEMLARFSTVAGEQGSPDTWRDPRGFALKFYTQDGNYDLVGNNTPVFFVRDTIKFQDFIRSQKRRPDNGMRDNDMQWDFWTLSPESAHQVTWLMGDRGIPKTYRHMNGYGSHTYMWVNAGGEKFWIKYHFKTDQGIDFLTQEDADRIAGEDGDYHRRDLFEAIDGGNVPSWTLYVQVMPFADAPDYRFNPFDLTKVWPHGDYPLIEVGRMTLNKNPEDYFVHIEQASFEPSNMVPGVGPSPDKMLLGRLFSYADTHRYRIGPNYAQLPPNRPRVPVHSYAKDGPMRYEPSRAARPYAPNSYGGPTADTLRYGEPAGWETGGEMVRAAYTLRRDDDDFGQPGTMVRQVLDDAARDRLVSNVSGHLRNGVSRPVLDRAVQYWRNIDKNVGDRIAHKVNGG, from the coding sequence ATGACCAGCACGCACCACGACCCGCGCACCACGAACAACGCCGGCATCCCGGTGGAGAGCGACGAGCACTCACTCACCGTGAGTCCCGACGGCCCCATCCTGCTCCAGGATCACTACCTCATCGAGAAGATGGCCCAGTTCAACCGCGAACGGGTCCCCGAGCGGGTGGTGCACGCCAAGGGCGCCGGTGCGTACGGCTTCTTCCAGGTCACCAACGACGTCAGCCAGTTCACGAAGGCGGATCTCTTCCAGCCGGGCAAGACCACCGAGATGCTGGCCCGCTTCTCGACCGTCGCGGGTGAGCAGGGGTCCCCCGACACCTGGCGCGACCCCCGTGGTTTCGCGCTGAAGTTCTACACCCAGGACGGCAACTACGACCTGGTCGGGAACAACACCCCGGTCTTCTTCGTCCGCGACACGATCAAGTTCCAGGACTTCATCCGCTCGCAGAAGCGCCGCCCGGACAACGGGATGCGCGACAACGACATGCAGTGGGACTTCTGGACGCTCTCGCCGGAGTCGGCGCACCAGGTGACCTGGCTGATGGGCGACCGCGGTATCCCCAAGACCTACCGCCACATGAACGGCTACGGCTCGCACACCTATATGTGGGTCAACGCCGGTGGCGAGAAGTTCTGGATCAAGTACCACTTCAAGACCGACCAGGGCATCGACTTCCTCACCCAGGAGGACGCGGACCGGATCGCCGGTGAGGACGGCGACTACCACCGGCGTGATCTCTTCGAGGCCATCGACGGCGGGAACGTCCCGTCGTGGACGCTGTATGTGCAGGTCATGCCGTTCGCGGACGCCCCGGACTACCGGTTCAACCCGTTCGATCTGACGAAGGTGTGGCCGCATGGCGACTACCCGCTGATCGAGGTCGGGCGGATGACGCTCAACAAGAACCCCGAGGACTACTTCGTCCACATCGAGCAGGCCTCGTTCGAGCCGTCCAACATGGTGCCGGGGGTCGGCCCCTCGCCCGACAAGATGCTGCTGGGCCGGCTGTTCTCCTACGCGGACACCCACCGGTACCGCATCGGCCCGAACTACGCCCAGCTGCCGCCCAACCGGCCGCGGGTGCCCGTCCATTCGTACGCGAAGGACGGCCCGATGCGGTACGAGCCGTCCCGCGCGGCCCGGCCGTACGCCCCCAACAGCTACGGCGGCCCGACGGCGGACACCCTGCGCTACGGGGAGCCCGCGGGCTGGGAGACCGGCGGTGAGATGGTCCGCGCGGCGTACACGCTGCGCCGGGACGACGACGACTTCGGCCAGCCGGGCACGATGGTCCGCCAGGTCCTGGACGACGCCGCCCGCGACCGGCTGGTCAGCAATGTCTCCGGCCATCTCCGCAACGGCGTCAGCCGTCCGGTGCTGGACCGTGCGGTCCAGTACTGGCGCAACATCGACAAGAACGTGGGCGACCGGATCGCCCACAAGGTGAACGGGGGCTGA
- a CDS encoding WhiB family transcriptional regulator, whose amino-acid sequence MLLPQQPLQDAAVVPSQQLPARDEAGPWHSEAVCRRDEAGLFFAPSKEPTAARLAREEAAKRVCARCPVMVECREHALLQPEPYGVWGGLTAAERRVVLTRRRRRESELQRTAHMPAAG is encoded by the coding sequence GTGCTGCTACCGCAACAGCCCCTGCAGGATGCCGCTGTCGTTCCGTCCCAGCAACTGCCTGCTCGCGACGAGGCCGGCCCCTGGCATTCGGAGGCGGTGTGCCGCCGGGACGAAGCCGGGCTGTTCTTCGCCCCGTCCAAGGAGCCCACCGCCGCCCGGCTGGCCAGAGAAGAGGCCGCGAAGCGGGTCTGCGCCCGCTGCCCCGTGATGGTCGAGTGCCGGGAGCATGCGTTGCTCCAGCCCGAGCCGTACGGCGTCTGGGGAGGTCTGACCGCGGCCGAGCGCCGGGTCGTGCTGACCCGCCGCCGGCGCCGGGAGAGCGAACTCCAGCGCACGGCCCATATGCCCGCGGCGGGCTGA
- a CDS encoding SpoIIE family protein phosphatase, whose translation MPASGRPEGADRETARAGRRVAQGAVGRAEAPEPGEEPRHGQRPHRGGDGVGRPREGGGPSGAGRSRPRGGEPGGSVPEQAPHGGRSAASGAPHGEVSRPAAGEAAGEQVPAPAGPPTGPLPTPPARSAHPGESGEVAAARQAGGDRLRFIGAATRRIARGIDLDEIVLGLCRATVPTFADAILVYLRDPLPVGDERPTGPVVLRLRRTDRIPEEPDTNGGRLPMLPAQPDLGPAMGGSAAELAEVEPGGPLAEVLRGVRPLFGEAQAARTALPELLGPDPRLPSGHRVILAPLRGRRRVIGAAVFLRRPDRPAFEPDDLLVAAQLATHTALGVDKAVLYGREAYIADALQRTMLPDSLPQPTGVRLASRYLPAAETARVGGDWYDAIPLPGSRVALVVGDVMGHSMTSAAIMGQLRTTAQTLAGLDLPPQEVLHHLDEQAQRLGSDRMATCMYAVYDPVAHRITIANAGHPPPVMLHRGGRAEVLRVPSGAPIGVGGVDFEAVELDAPAGATLVLYTDGLVESRIRDVWTGIEQLRERLAETARLTGPNPPPLEPMCDEVLDMLGPGDRDDDIALLAARFDGIAPSDVAYWYLDPKAQTAGQARRLARRALARWGLEELTDQLELLVSEVVTNAVRYAERPITLRLLRTDVLRCEVGDDVPQLPRLRQARPSDEGGRGLYLVNRMARRWGATRLSMGKVVWFELSMPPGTPRR comes from the coding sequence ATGCCTGCGAGCGGACGGCCGGAGGGGGCGGACCGGGAGACGGCCCGTGCCGGACGGCGGGTGGCGCAGGGCGCGGTGGGCCGCGCCGAGGCGCCCGAGCCGGGTGAGGAGCCGCGCCACGGGCAGCGCCCGCACCGCGGCGGTGACGGAGTGGGGCGGCCGCGGGAGGGCGGCGGTCCGTCCGGCGCCGGGCGGTCGCGGCCGCGCGGCGGTGAGCCGGGCGGGTCGGTGCCGGAGCAGGCGCCGCACGGCGGACGGTCGGCGGCCTCGGGTGCCCCGCACGGTGAGGTGTCACGGCCGGCGGCCGGGGAGGCCGCCGGGGAGCAGGTGCCCGCGCCGGCCGGCCCGCCGACGGGCCCGCTGCCCACTCCCCCGGCCCGCTCGGCACATCCGGGCGAGAGCGGTGAGGTGGCCGCGGCCCGGCAGGCGGGCGGCGACCGGCTGCGCTTCATCGGGGCCGCGACCCGGCGGATCGCCCGGGGCATCGACCTCGACGAGATCGTGCTCGGGCTGTGCCGGGCGACGGTGCCGACGTTCGCCGACGCCATCCTGGTCTATCTGCGGGATCCGCTGCCGGTGGGCGATGAGCGGCCGACCGGTCCGGTGGTACTGCGGCTGCGCCGTACCGACCGGATTCCGGAGGAGCCGGACACCAACGGCGGCCGGCTGCCGATGCTGCCCGCGCAGCCCGATCTGGGCCCGGCGATGGGCGGCAGCGCGGCGGAGCTGGCCGAGGTGGAGCCCGGCGGTCCGCTGGCCGAGGTGCTGCGGGGCGTACGGCCGCTGTTCGGTGAGGCGCAGGCGGCGCGGACGGCGCTGCCCGAGCTGCTGGGGCCGGATCCGCGGCTGCCCAGTGGCCACCGGGTGATCCTGGCGCCGCTGCGCGGCCGCCGCCGGGTGATCGGCGCTGCGGTGTTCCTGCGCCGCCCGGACCGGCCGGCGTTCGAGCCGGACGATCTGCTGGTGGCGGCGCAGCTGGCGACGCACACCGCGCTGGGTGTGGACAAGGCGGTGCTCTACGGCCGCGAGGCGTATATCGCCGATGCGCTCCAGCGCACGATGCTGCCGGACTCGCTGCCGCAGCCGACCGGCGTCCGGCTGGCCAGCCGCTATCTGCCCGCTGCCGAGACGGCCCGGGTGGGCGGCGACTGGTACGACGCGATCCCGCTGCCCGGCAGCCGCGTGGCGCTGGTCGTCGGCGATGTCATGGGGCACTCGATGACCTCGGCCGCGATCATGGGCCAGCTGCGGACCACGGCCCAGACGCTGGCCGGGCTGGATCTGCCGCCGCAGGAGGTGCTGCACCACCTCGACGAGCAGGCCCAGCGGCTGGGCTCGGACCGCATGGCGACCTGCATGTACGCGGTCTACGACCCGGTCGCGCACCGGATCACCATCGCCAACGCGGGCCATCCGCCGCCGGTGATGCTGCACCGCGGCGGGCGCGCCGAGGTCCTGCGGGTGCCGTCGGGTGCGCCGATCGGCGTCGGCGGGGTGGACTTCGAGGCGGTGGAGCTGGACGCCCCGGCGGGCGCCACGCTCGTCCTCTATACGGACGGTCTGGTGGAGTCGCGGATCCGGGACGTGTGGACCGGGATCGAGCAGCTGCGGGAGCGGCTGGCGGAGACGGCCCGGCTGACGGGTCCCAATCCGCCGCCGCTGGAGCCGATGTGCGACGAGGTACTGGACATGCTGGGCCCCGGCGACCGCGATGACGACATCGCGCTGCTGGCGGCCCGGTTCGACGGGATCGCGCCCAGCGATGTCGCGTACTGGTATCTGGACCCGAAGGCGCAGACGGCCGGTCAGGCCCGGCGGCTGGCCCGGCGGGCGCTGGCGCGCTGGGGCCTGGAGGAGCTGACCGACCAGTTGGAGCTGCTGGTCAGCGAGGTGGTGACGAATGCGGTGCGGTATGCGGAGCGGCCGATCACGCTGCGGCTGCTGCGCACGGACGTCCTGCGCTGCGAGGTCGGTGACGATGTTCCGCAGCTGCCGCGGCTGCGGCAGGCCCGGCCGTCGGACGAGGGCGGGCGCGGTCTCTACCTCGTGAACCGGATGGCGCGGCGCTGGGGCGCGACCCGTCTGAGCATGGGCAAGGTCGTCTGGTTCGAGCTGTCGATGCCGCCGGGGACGCCGCGCCGCTGA